The Henckelia pumila isolate YLH828 chromosome 2, ASM3356847v2, whole genome shotgun sequence genome includes a window with the following:
- the LOC140879287 gene encoding uncharacterized protein has protein sequence MSGRGRGNVADMTIDQLSQFITQTVQAAMGSKSGVKAEGRVEVGTKSEAEESSKGKEPYPYVPLSVSLEKAMQVCEERQVLARPRNAERGPRFPPSNKFCDFHQEYGHFTNDCQRLGEEVQRIISEDARIRAELTRRANPPRQGQSPQWRNNGNEARGNQPDPQKRAPRNGQEDRVEQIANHPHRGMINMISEGTTDGDSGRARKAHGRRLENFEVSAQLGCPADPNISFGREDLKDVVIPHNDPLLVTFTIANYDVARIFVDTGSSVNIIFKETLDQMKLEGFELDPITTALYEFTGHALQPLGQIVLPLSLGSGEQRITKMACFTVVDAPSSFNGILGRLSLTISELWLPLTTRS, from the exons ATGTCGGGAAGGGGAAGAGGGAATGTGGCGGACATGACTATAGATCAGCTCAGCCAGTTCATCACTCAAACGGTGCAAGCGGCCATGG GAAGTAAATCAGGAGTAAAGGCGGAAGGTAGAGTGGAAGTTGGGACAAAGAGTGAAGCCGAAGAATCAAGCAAAGGAAAAGAGCCTTATCCTTATGTACCTCTTTCAGTGAGCTTGGAAAAAGCGATGCAGGTATGTGAGGAAAGACAAGTGCTTGCGAGACCCCGGAATGCTGAAAGAGGCCCGCGGTTTCCTCCGTCTAATAAATTCTGTGATTTTCATCAAGAATATGGACATTTCACTAATGACTGCCAGAGGCTAGGGGAGGAGGTGCAAAGAATTATTTCTGAGGATGCTCGAATTCGGGCTGAGCTGACTCGGAGAGCAAACCCTCCTCGTCAAGGCCAATCTCCTCAATGGAGGAACAATGGAAATGAAGCAAGGGGAAACCAACCTGATCCTCAAAAAAGAGCTCCGCGAAATGGTCAGGAAGATAGAGTTGAGCAAATTGCAAATCACCCTCATAGGGGCATGATCAATATGATTTCAGAAGGCACTACGGATGGAGATTCAGGAAGGGCTCGCAAAGCCCATGGGCGCAGGTTGGAAAATTTCGAGGTAAGTGCTCAGCTCGGCTGTCCCGCTGATCCGAACATCAGTTTTGGAAGGGAAGATTTAAAGGATGTGGTGATACCTCATAATGATCCTTTATTAGTCACATTTACCATAGCTAATTATGATGTGGCTCGCATCTTTGTGGATACTGGGAGCTCAGTGAACATTATCTTCAAAGAAACCCTTGACCAGATGAAATTGGAAGGATTTGAGTTGGACCCAATCACCACGGCGTTGTATGAATTCACGGGCCATGCTTTGCAACCCCTGGGACAAATTGTGCTCCCATTGTCTCTTGGAAGTGGAGAGCAGAGAATAACCAAGATGGCTTGCTTCACAGTGGTGGATGCACCATCCTCTTTCAATGGAATCTTGGGACGCCTTTCCCTAACGATTTCCGAGCTGTGGCTTCCACTTACCACCAGAAGTTGA
- the LOC140879288 gene encoding uncharacterized protein: MVHRLSILVGARPIKQKKRHFGPEKDKVIKKEVDELLRAGHIREVQFPTWLSNVVLFHKSSGHQYLCFMYAYQGHHQIPLAEEDQDKIGRNVEVYVDDILVKSQDDEGLTTDLKETFAMLRSYGINLNPEKFVFGKVQRLAGRIAALSRFISRSAHRSLSFFRVLRRAKKFEWDAECRKAFKDLKNYLAELPVLAKAVPGEPLYIYLSALEGAVSSVLIRQEGTVQYPIYFFSHALNGVELRYSEVEKLALALVMTARKLRPYFLSHPIVVLTNSPMEMILTHVDISGRLVKWTTELSEYDIQYEPRAAIKAQALADFLAETKHMEEQGLWKVYVDGSSNSDGCGVGVLLISPHGDEIRLVVRLDFLASNNEAEYEAVLIGLRAAKQVGEARVHLYSDSQLVAQQVNGTYEVKNEKLKEYMRAIEEAWGLFDEVMFEQIPRECNEKADSLANMASSLHN; encoded by the exons ATGGTTCATCGACTCAGCATTCTTGTGGGAGCAAGGCCGATAAAGCAGAAGAAGAGGCACTTTGGACCTGAAAAAGATAAAGTTATTAAGAAAGAGGTGGATGAGCTCCTTAGGGCAGGTCACATTAGGGAAGTGCAGTTCCCTACTTGGTTGTCGAATGTGGTCCTTTTCCATAAGAGTTCAG GTCATCAATATTTGTGTTTCATGTATGCATATCAAGGGCACCACCAAATTCCTTTGGCAGAGGAAGATCAAGATAAA ATTGGGAGAAATGTGgaagtttatgtggatgatatcctGGTAAAGTCTCAAGATGATGAGGGATTGACGACCGACTTGAAGGAGACCTTTGCCATGCTTAGGTCTTACGGAATAAATCTCAATCCCGAGAAATTTGTGTTTGGA AAAGTTCAAAGGTTGGCAGGGAGGATAGCGGCTCTATCTCGGTTCATATCCAGATCAGCTCATAGAAGTTTATCTTTCTTCAGGGTTCTTCGGAGAGCTAAGAAGTTTGAGTGGGATGCTGAATGTAGGAAGGCGTTTAAGgatctaaaaaattatttagcCGAACTTCCCGTGTTGGCTAAGGCAGTTCCGGGTGAACCGTTGTACATCTACCTATCAGCTTTGGAAGGGGCTGTCAGTTCAGTTCTCATCAGACAGGAGGGTACAGTTCAGTACCCCATCTACTTCTTCTCACACGCTCTTAATGGTGTTGAGCTCCGGTATTCAGAGGTCGAAAAGTTGGCCCTTGCTCTTGTTATGACGGCCAGGAAGCTCAGACCTTATTTCCTATCACATCCTATTGTGGTGTTAACTAATAGTCCTATGGAAATGATATTAACTCATGTTGACATTTCGGGACGATTGGTGAAGTGGACTACTGAACTCAGCGAATATGATATTCAATATGAACCAAGAGCAGCGATTAAAGCTCAAGCATTGGCTGATTTCTTAGCTGAAACAAAACACATGGAAGAACAAGGCTTATGGAAGGTGTATGTTGATGGTTCTTCTAACAGTGATGGATGTGGAGTGGGGGTGCTGCTGATATCCCCTCATGGAGATGAGATCAGGTTAGTAGTTAGGCTGGATTTTTTAGCTTCCAATAATGAGGCAGAATATGAGGCCGTGTTAATTGGCCTCCGAGCAGCTAAGCAAGTTGGAGAAGCTAGGGTGCACCTCTACTCTGATTCACAATTAGTAGCTCAGCAGGTGAATGGAACATATGAAGTTAAAAATGAAAAGTTGAAGGAATACATGAGAGCGATAGAGGAAGCTTGGGGTCTCTTTGATGAGGTAATGTTTGAACAAATTCCAAGGGAATGTAATGAAAAAGCCGATTCTCTTGCCAATATGGCTAGCTCACTTCATAACTAA
- the LOC140879289 gene encoding uncharacterized protein: protein MEIAPKPLLGGENPEEARNWMFRIESAFRAFECIEEKKMEVLEFFFDGRARLWWDAKAAQASTERGRVTWEDFRQQFQKLYFPPAVHQVRSMEFLTLRQGSMTIDEYQQRFIDLPPYSPHINESDTSKYDIFFQGLNQDIYSQFVVCDDPTSYETLVNRCRQVENKNRRAQLMMFG from the exons ATGGAG ATAGCACCGAAACCCTTgttgggaggcgagaatcctgaggaaGCGAGGAACTGGATGTTCAGAATTGAGAgtgcttttcgtgctttcgaatGTATAGAGGAGAAAAAGATGGAGGTTCTAGAGTTTTTTTTTGATGGACgtgcacgcttatggtgggatgccaaggcagCTCAGGCGagtactgagagaggacgggTGACTTGGGAGGATTTCCGTCAGCAATTTCAGaagttatattttcctccagctgtccATCAGGTGCGATCTATGGAGTTTCTTACGCTAAGGCAGGGATCTAtgactattgatgagtatcagcagcgattcaTTGATCTGCCACCTTACAGTCCCCATATCAATGAAAGTGATAcatccaagtatgatatcttttttCAAGGCTTGAATCAGGACATTTATTCACAgtttgttgtctgtgatgatccgacatcttacgAGACTCTGGTTAATCGgtgccgtcaagtggagaacaaaAACAGGcgagcacagttgatgatgttcGGATAG
- the LOC140879291 gene encoding bidirectional sugar transporter NEC1-like — MAIPSPDQLALGFGLLGNIVSFLVFLAPVPTFYTICKRKSSKGFQAIPYSVSLFSASLLLYYAILKTNAMLIVTINSVGCVIESIYLFLYFVYAPKKAKMFTVWLIIVDLGALGLVTVISLFAFKGSDRVSLVGWTCAAVNLAVFAAPLSIMKQVIRTKSVEFMPFSLSFFLTLCATMWFFYGFFIKDYFIACPNVVGFLLGVIQMILYLIYKNMPKGVPTKSNLEDSTKTQNKDVEIPEMVENWR, encoded by the exons ATGGCAATTCCTTCTCCTGATCAGTTGGCTTTGGGTTTTGGCCTTCTGG GGAATATTGTTTCTTTCCTCGTCTTCTTGGCACCGGT GCCTACATTTTACACGATTTGCAAGAGGAAATCATCGAAAGGGTTTCAAGCAATACCATATTCAGTGTCACTTTTTAGTGCATCGTTGTTGCTTTACTATGCCATTCTTAAGACAAATGCCATGTTGATTGTTACCATTAATTCCGTTGGATGTGTCATCGAGTCCATTTATCTCTTCTTGTATTTCGTATATGCACCAAAGAAGGCTAAG ATGTTTACCGTATGGTTGATTATAGTGGATTTGGGAGCATTGGGGCTGGTGACGGTAATTTCTTTGTTTGCGTTTAAAGGATCGGATAGGGTCTCCCTTGTGGGATGGACTTGTGCCGCTGTTAATTTGGCCGTTTTTGCTGCTCCTTTGAGCATCATG AAGCAAGTGATACGAACAAAAAGCGTAGAGTTCATGCCATTCAGTCTATCATTCTTCCTCACCCTTTGTGCAACAATGTGGTTCTTCTATGGATTTTTCATCAAGGATTACTTCATTGCT TGTCCAAATGTTGTGGGATTTTTACTCGGAGTCATTCAAATgatattgtacttaatttacAAGAACATGCCCAAGGGTGTGCCAACCAAATCAAATCTCGAGGACTCtactaaaactcaaaataaggATGTCGAGATACCTGAGATGGTCGAAAATTGGCGATGA